Proteins encoded in a region of the Schaalia hyovaginalis genome:
- the rbsK gene encoding ribokinase, producing the protein MSIAVIGSNNTDLITYITRMPVEGETIEAPDFEIGFGGKGSNQAVAAARLGTEVVMVTCVGDDSFGQAYIENYRANGIDTAYVKQVPGTSGVAPIFVDPESHNRIIIVKGANNGLSPEDVEAAAEAVASTSLIVCQLEIRLETVAAAIGLGERLGVPVLLNPAPASRELDLELAAKCTYVMPNETELELLTGMPTSTDEEVRAAAHRLLESGCPNVIVTLGARGVLWLSAEGDDVRLDQFPARAVDTTGAGDAFIGCFAHCLSEGFEVGEGLRLANAYAARSVTARGTQKSYPGAAEFRAWLLERDAALAESAMKRDW; encoded by the coding sequence ATGAGCATCGCCGTCATCGGCTCGAACAACACCGACCTCATCACCTACATCACGCGCATGCCGGTCGAGGGGGAAACGATCGAAGCGCCCGACTTCGAGATCGGCTTCGGCGGGAAAGGCTCGAACCAGGCGGTCGCCGCGGCGCGCCTGGGCACCGAAGTCGTCATGGTGACCTGCGTGGGCGACGACTCCTTCGGCCAGGCCTACATCGAGAACTACAGGGCGAACGGCATCGACACCGCTTACGTCAAACAGGTGCCGGGCACGTCCGGAGTCGCGCCGATCTTCGTCGATCCCGAGTCGCATAATCGCATCATCATCGTCAAGGGCGCGAACAACGGCCTTTCGCCCGAGGACGTTGAGGCGGCGGCCGAGGCCGTCGCCTCGACCTCGTTGATCGTGTGCCAGCTGGAGATCCGTCTGGAGACCGTCGCTGCGGCGATCGGGCTGGGGGAGCGGCTGGGCGTGCCCGTGCTGCTCAATCCGGCGCCCGCTTCGAGGGAGCTCGATCTTGAACTCGCCGCGAAATGCACCTACGTCATGCCCAATGAGACCGAGCTCGAGCTGCTCACGGGCATGCCGACCTCGACTGACGAGGAGGTGCGGGCGGCGGCGCATCGCCTGCTGGAGTCGGGCTGCCCGAATGTGATCGTGACGCTCGGGGCGCGCGGGGTCCTGTGGCTCAGCGCCGAGGGCGACGATGTCCGACTCGATCAGTTCCCGGCTCGGGCCGTCGACACCACGGGTGCGGGCGATGCCTTCATCGGCTGCTTCGCGCATTGCCTGTCGGAGGGCTTCGAGGTCGGCGAGGGGCTGCGGCTCGCGAACGCCTACGCCGCCCGTTCGGTGACGGCTCGGGGGACTCAGAAGTCCTATCCGGGCGCCGCCGAATTCCGCGCCTGGCTCCTCGAACGGGACGCGGCGCTCGCTGAATCCGCGATGAAACGCGATTGGTAA
- a CDS encoding ABC transporter permease: MTSMKTKILRANEFWVLLVIIVLALVIQMRSGQFFSANNLVDLANAMVVPGLFAVAAHLVLVSGGIDVSFPALASLAVYATTRILVDQGFNGPVIVPFLLAMLFGALLGAFNGLFTSWLTVPTLIITLGTANVFSGFMQGALNSVQIPNIPQSMKDFGASSLFTVTNPQSGLKSQMPVSFLIFVAVLAIAFFITRYTMFGRGIFALGGDESAAERAGFKVRRTKFWLYVIVGVIAALAGMVRTTSMGQMHPTNLLGMEMMVIAAVVLGGTAITGGTGSLTGVVLGTLLIVIVQNSMILTGIPTFWQGFALGLLIIIGTGVSAVQVARSRRLRAAA, translated from the coding sequence ATGACCTCCATGAAAACGAAGATCCTGCGCGCCAATGAATTCTGGGTCCTCCTCGTCATCATCGTCCTCGCCCTCGTCATCCAGATGAGAAGCGGTCAGTTCTTCTCGGCGAACAACCTCGTCGACCTCGCCAACGCCATGGTCGTCCCCGGTCTCTTCGCCGTCGCCGCGCACCTCGTCCTCGTCTCGGGCGGGATCGACGTCTCCTTCCCCGCCCTCGCCTCGCTCGCGGTCTACGCGACGACGCGGATCCTCGTCGATCAGGGCTTCAACGGCCCGGTCATCGTGCCCTTCCTCCTCGCGATGCTCTTCGGCGCCCTCCTCGGAGCCTTCAACGGCCTCTTCACCTCGTGGCTCACGGTCCCGACGCTCATCATCACCCTGGGCACGGCGAACGTGTTCTCCGGATTCATGCAGGGCGCGCTCAACTCGGTGCAGATCCCGAACATCCCCCAGTCGATGAAGGACTTCGGGGCGTCATCCCTCTTCACCGTCACGAACCCCCAATCCGGTTTGAAGTCGCAGATGCCCGTGAGCTTCCTGATCTTCGTCGCCGTCCTCGCGATCGCCTTCTTCATCACCCGGTACACGATGTTCGGGCGGGGGATCTTCGCCCTCGGCGGCGACGAATCCGCCGCCGAACGCGCGGGGTTCAAAGTCCGTCGCACGAAGTTCTGGCTCTACGTCATCGTCGGCGTGATCGCCGCGCTCGCGGGCATGGTCCGCACCACCTCCATGGGCCAGATGCACCCGACGAACCTCCTGGGCATGGAGATGATGGTCATCGCCGCCGTCGTCCTCGGCGGCACGGCGATCACGGGCGGCACCGGCTCGCTCACGGGCGTCGTCCTGGGCACCCTCCTCATCGTCATCGTCCAGAACTCGATGATCCTCACCGGCATCCCGACCTTCTGGCAGGGCTTCGCCCTCGGCCTCCTCATCATCATCGGAACCGGCGTCTCCGCCGTCCAGGTGGCGAGGTCGCGGCGCCTGCGGGCAGCGGCGTGA
- a CDS encoding LacI family DNA-binding transcriptional regulator, translating into MSNAEPPRPRLVDVARVAGVSVSTASRALGRGSELISAQTRDHVRDVARRLGYQANPVARSLRLARTGQIGMVVPSIANPFFMELVVQVEHRLAERGLALLLSDSQMSLSKEDVQLRGFESGQVDGLIIIPCHESFSTPAVERTSSLVRSVQLDRAVQLPELPMVGVDDRHGIRTVLAHLQSLGASRIAMLSNTGSDLSSVTRVREARAAADEFGMRLSESDVVECSFSVESAREAIASLLTRGSRWDAVVCLNDLLAIGAITELRHRGMRIPEDVMVTGFDDIQFAQFMRPSVTTLRQPLAEIARLGVELLLSDEGDEGGSAHRFAVKGELIVRESTGGLRG; encoded by the coding sequence ATGAGCAACGCCGAACCTCCCCGACCGCGGCTCGTCGACGTCGCGCGCGTGGCAGGCGTGTCCGTCTCCACCGCCTCCCGCGCCCTCGGCCGCGGATCAGAGCTCATCAGCGCCCAGACCCGCGATCATGTCCGCGATGTCGCGAGGCGCCTGGGGTACCAGGCGAATCCCGTCGCCCGATCGCTCAGACTGGCCCGGACCGGGCAGATCGGGATGGTCGTCCCCTCGATCGCGAACCCCTTCTTCATGGAACTCGTCGTCCAAGTCGAGCACAGGCTCGCCGAACGCGGGCTCGCGCTCCTCCTGTCCGATTCGCAGATGTCGCTGAGCAAGGAGGACGTCCAGCTCCGCGGATTCGAGAGCGGCCAGGTCGACGGGCTCATCATCATCCCCTGCCACGAGTCCTTCTCCACGCCGGCGGTCGAGCGGACCTCGTCCCTCGTCCGCTCCGTCCAGCTCGATCGGGCGGTTCAGCTGCCGGAGCTGCCGATGGTCGGCGTGGACGACCGTCACGGCATCCGCACGGTCCTCGCCCACCTTCAGAGCCTGGGCGCCTCACGGATCGCGATGCTCTCCAACACCGGCTCCGACCTGTCCTCCGTCACCCGCGTGCGCGAGGCCCGGGCGGCGGCCGATGAGTTCGGGATGCGCCTGAGCGAGTCCGACGTCGTCGAGTGCTCCTTCTCCGTCGAGTCGGCCCGTGAGGCGATCGCCTCGCTCTTGACCAGGGGGAGCCGTTGGGATGCGGTCGTCTGCCTCAACGACCTCCTCGCCATCGGCGCGATCACCGAACTGCGTCACCGCGGCATGCGCATCCCCGAGGACGTCATGGTCACCGGATTCGACGACATCCAGTTCGCGCAGTTCATGCGCCCCTCGGTGACGACGCTGCGCCAGCCGCTCGCGGAGATCGCGCGCCTGGGGGTCGAGCTGCTCCTGTCGGACGAGGGGGACGAGGGCGGGAGCGCGCACAGGTTCGCGGTCAAGGGCGAGCTCATCGTCCGCGAATCCACCGGGGGATTGCGGGGCTGA
- a CDS encoding sugar ABC transporter ATP-binding protein — MESPLISVKNVSKTFAGVHALKNIDLDIAPGEIHCLAGENGSGKSTLIKVISGVHEADSGVIEINGRAWTKLTPLDAIGAGIQVIYQDFSVFPNLTVMENLALTTEVAAGRKLVNWKRFRAIAEEAVAKIGFAVDLDAKVGDLSVADKQLVAICRALMSDAKLIVMDEPTTALTKHEVDALFSIISDLKARGIAILFVSHKLEEVFEISERFTILRSGEKVITCDRDELDRHKFAKYMTGKEFDETRFEADRVTDEPVLEVKNLSAQGAFEDVSFSLKGGEILGITGLLGSGRTELALALFGSLPTSSGTIAVNGANVTLSSVQDAIKAGIALVPEDRLTEGLFLTRSIGENIVISELDSFAGALGVLDKKRIEEEEARWVRELEVATPNHENAVNTLSGGNQQKVVLAKWLATKPDVLILNGPTVGVDIGSKYTIHSILQRLAKEGMAIVIISDDIAEVLTNCSSVLIMRGGRICESIDPATTSEAELGELVSRDAAPEGAK, encoded by the coding sequence ATGGAATCCCCCCTCATCTCAGTGAAGAACGTCTCGAAGACGTTCGCGGGCGTGCACGCGCTCAAGAACATCGATCTCGACATCGCGCCCGGCGAGATCCACTGCCTCGCGGGCGAGAACGGCTCGGGCAAGTCGACCCTCATCAAAGTGATCTCCGGAGTCCACGAAGCCGACTCCGGAGTCATCGAGATCAACGGGCGCGCATGGACGAAACTGACGCCCCTGGATGCGATCGGCGCCGGCATCCAGGTGATCTACCAGGACTTCTCCGTCTTCCCGAACCTCACGGTCATGGAGAATCTCGCCCTCACGACCGAAGTCGCCGCCGGCCGCAAACTCGTCAACTGGAAGAGATTCCGGGCGATCGCCGAAGAAGCCGTTGCGAAGATCGGATTCGCCGTCGACCTGGACGCCAAGGTCGGCGACCTGTCAGTGGCCGACAAGCAACTCGTCGCCATCTGCCGCGCCCTCATGTCCGACGCGAAACTCATCGTGATGGACGAACCGACCACGGCCCTCACCAAGCACGAGGTCGACGCCCTCTTCTCCATCATCAGCGACCTCAAAGCCCGCGGGATCGCCATCCTCTTCGTCTCCCACAAGCTCGAAGAGGTCTTCGAGATCTCCGAGCGCTTCACGATCCTGCGCTCCGGCGAGAAGGTCATCACCTGCGACCGCGACGAACTCGATCGCCACAAGTTCGCCAAGTACATGACGGGCAAGGAATTCGACGAGACCCGCTTCGAGGCGGACCGCGTCACCGACGAGCCCGTCCTCGAAGTGAAGAACCTCTCCGCCCAAGGCGCATTCGAGGACGTCTCCTTCTCCCTCAAGGGCGGCGAGATCCTCGGCATCACGGGCCTACTCGGCTCCGGCCGCACCGAACTCGCCCTCGCGCTCTTCGGATCCCTCCCGACGTCCTCGGGAACGATCGCGGTCAACGGCGCGAACGTCACCCTCTCATCCGTTCAGGACGCCATCAAGGCCGGAATCGCCCTCGTCCCCGAGGACCGCCTCACCGAAGGGCTCTTCCTCACCCGATCCATCGGCGAGAACATTGTCATCTCCGAGCTCGACTCCTTCGCGGGGGCCCTCGGCGTCCTCGACAAGAAGAGGATCGAAGAGGAAGAAGCGCGCTGGGTCCGCGAACTCGAAGTCGCCACCCCGAACCACGAGAACGCCGTCAACACCCTCTCGGGCGGCAACCAGCAGAAGGTGGTCCTCGCGAAATGGCTCGCGACCAAGCCGGACGTCCTCATCCTCAACGGCCCGACCGTCGGCGTGGACATCGGTTCCAAGTACACGATCCACTCGATCCTCCAACGCCTCGCCAAGGAGGGCATGGCGATCGTCATCATCTCCGACGACATCGCCGAAGTCCTCACGAACTGCTCATCGGTCCTCATCATGCGCGGCGGCCGGATCTGCGAATCGATCGACCCCGCGACCACGAGCGAAGCCGAGCTCGGCGAACTCGTCTCCCGCGACGCCGCACCGGAAGGAGCGAAGTGA
- a CDS encoding glycosyl hydrolase family 95 catalytic domain-containing protein has protein sequence MNARRSSFRLLAAGSAWILVLALLIAVMGAPARALGQDGEGLRLVYAQPASKTKMIRFASGGQCDDRWQQTTLPIGSGDLGATVYGEVNSEQLLINEKTLWTGGPNSTADYAGGNSPEHGKNGATIRRVQELFERGDAAGAQNVAKRDLIGGLDRDREYGGYQAFGVLKLAQSTGRRYGEYERSLDLRSGIARVAFTSGGAAYEREYFASNPSGVIAGRLSAQGAGVTVGISLPTQQDAKRNGEVTRVTDEGIEVSGALWNNGLQYAADLRVIVEGGSVAVDGRRSTLNVKDARSVTFFLAVATDYANDYPDYRTGESRQDLEGRAAERAEAAAKAGYEDVKARHLADFQPLMDRMRLDLGGDSGGLATDQLLAGYKAGSNAPAQDRYLETLLHQYGRYLLASSSREDSRLPANLQGVWAACSADRGKENPWRSDYHMNVNLQMNYWPAYSANLVETSEPLVSYVNGLVEPGRRTAQIYAGTSGEPGTGFLAHTENTPFGWTAPGHEFTWGWSPAALPWILQNVYERYEFTGSGETLSADIYPLLKESATLYTERLLHPSTDPYGVTRLVSSPAYSPEHGPITDGNTYEQSLIWQLFHDAIEAAEALGVDAPIVGTDEGCAAQNWNRDWSAEGAFVDSRANRSWRCALELLDPIAIGDDGQIKEWYLEGRIGKDSAGGAISGFQGRHRHMSHLLGLYPGDLITSDDAASMNAAVVSLDERGAKATGWGMAQRIGAWARTGSGDKAHELIASLMKNGMYPNLFDAHPPFQIDGNFGYAAGVNEMLLQSNAAFVDAEGAEHRNYMRVLPALPSAWAEGSVAGIRARGGFLLDFAWRNGELNALQVTSEAGNEAALAFSGAAGTRVIDMTDDGASVPVTALDDDRIFFPTQAGHVYAIKGFSSMKLSASASARLVDASGSVDVTVSVANEGASALAKVVVEAVSDAPGWEFDASSREIGEIPAGGSVDVHFEATAAAAGPAALRFWALAEDQRAVAQVDVEALCGRSVLPSVTAASSEHTAIEDTGKERAADGDPATIWHSQWSAKYPHWIEVELPEAMSVCGLAYTPRTTGGAVNGRVREYEIRVSEDGVNWSEPVTRGEFTAEGIAQIAPIGIRARYVKLIGLSAHAPGTDNMSVAELSLIVTDSDRRGALAVAEAERDVVE, from the coding sequence ATGAACGCTCGAAGGTCCTCGTTCCGTCTTCTCGCCGCGGGATCGGCTTGGATACTCGTCCTCGCCCTTCTCATCGCCGTCATGGGAGCGCCCGCCCGGGCTCTCGGGCAGGACGGCGAGGGCCTGAGGCTCGTCTACGCGCAGCCGGCGTCGAAGACGAAGATGATCCGCTTCGCGAGCGGCGGCCAGTGCGATGACCGCTGGCAGCAGACGACACTGCCGATCGGGAGCGGGGATCTCGGCGCCACCGTTTACGGCGAGGTCAACAGCGAGCAGCTGCTCATCAACGAGAAGACCCTGTGGACGGGCGGGCCGAATTCCACGGCCGACTACGCCGGGGGCAACTCGCCCGAGCACGGGAAGAACGGCGCGACGATCCGTCGTGTTCAGGAGTTGTTCGAACGGGGAGACGCGGCCGGCGCGCAGAACGTCGCCAAGAGGGATCTGATCGGGGGGCTCGACCGCGACCGGGAGTACGGGGGCTATCAGGCCTTCGGCGTTCTCAAGCTCGCGCAGTCGACCGGACGCAGGTACGGGGAGTACGAGCGCTCCCTCGATCTGCGGTCGGGAATCGCCCGCGTGGCCTTCACCTCCGGGGGAGCGGCGTACGAACGCGAGTACTTCGCATCCAACCCTTCGGGCGTGATCGCGGGACGCCTCAGCGCTCAGGGCGCAGGGGTCACCGTCGGCATCTCCCTTCCGACGCAGCAGGACGCGAAGCGCAATGGCGAGGTGACGCGCGTGACGGACGAGGGCATCGAGGTGTCGGGCGCCCTGTGGAACAACGGCCTGCAATACGCCGCCGATCTGCGCGTCATCGTTGAGGGCGGAAGCGTCGCCGTTGACGGGCGACGCTCGACTCTCAACGTGAAGGACGCCCGCTCGGTGACCTTCTTCCTCGCAGTGGCGACGGATTACGCGAACGACTATCCGGACTACCGGACGGGTGAATCCCGACAGGATCTCGAGGGCCGTGCGGCGGAGCGGGCCGAGGCGGCCGCGAAGGCGGGGTACGAGGACGTCAAGGCCCGTCACCTGGCGGATTTCCAACCCCTGATGGATCGGATGCGCCTGGATCTCGGAGGGGACTCCGGGGGCCTCGCCACGGATCAGCTGCTCGCGGGGTACAAGGCGGGATCGAATGCTCCGGCTCAGGATCGCTATCTCGAGACCCTCCTGCATCAGTACGGGCGCTATCTGCTGGCGTCGTCATCTCGGGAGGATTCGCGGCTCCCCGCGAATCTTCAGGGCGTCTGGGCGGCCTGTTCGGCCGATAGGGGCAAGGAGAATCCCTGGCGCTCCGACTACCACATGAATGTCAATCTCCAGATGAATTACTGGCCGGCGTATTCGGCGAATCTCGTGGAGACCTCCGAACCCCTGGTGTCCTACGTCAACGGGCTGGTGGAACCGGGGCGCAGGACCGCGCAGATCTACGCGGGCACCAGCGGCGAGCCGGGAACGGGCTTCTTGGCGCACACGGAGAACACCCCCTTCGGGTGGACGGCTCCTGGGCATGAGTTCACCTGGGGGTGGTCGCCCGCCGCCCTGCCCTGGATCCTTCAGAACGTGTACGAGCGATACGAATTCACGGGCTCTGGCGAGACGTTGAGCGCCGACATCTATCCCCTGCTGAAGGAGAGCGCGACGCTCTACACCGAACGCCTCCTTCATCCCTCCACCGATCCGTACGGCGTCACCAGGCTGGTATCCTCGCCGGCCTACTCGCCCGAGCACGGTCCGATCACGGACGGCAACACCTACGAGCAGTCCTTGATCTGGCAGCTGTTCCACGACGCGATCGAGGCGGCCGAGGCGCTCGGAGTGGATGCGCCCATCGTCGGGACCGACGAGGGCTGCGCGGCGCAGAACTGGAACAGGGACTGGTCGGCCGAGGGGGCCTTCGTCGATTCCCGTGCGAATCGGTCATGGCGTTGCGCCCTCGAACTCCTCGACCCGATCGCTATCGGCGACGACGGGCAGATCAAGGAGTGGTACCTCGAGGGCCGGATCGGCAAGGACTCGGCCGGCGGGGCGATCAGCGGTTTTCAGGGCCGGCATCGTCACATGTCGCATCTTCTGGGCCTCTATCCGGGCGACCTCATCACCTCCGATGATGCGGCGAGCATGAACGCGGCGGTCGTGTCGCTCGATGAACGCGGCGCGAAGGCGACGGGTTGGGGCATGGCCCAGCGGATCGGCGCATGGGCCCGCACGGGCTCGGGCGACAAGGCGCATGAGCTGATCGCCTCGCTGATGAAGAACGGGATGTATCCGAACCTCTTCGACGCGCATCCGCCGTTCCAGATCGACGGCAACTTCGGTTATGCCGCCGGCGTGAATGAGATGCTCCTGCAATCGAATGCGGCCTTCGTCGACGCCGAGGGCGCGGAGCACCGGAACTACATGCGAGTGCTGCCCGCCTTGCCCTCCGCGTGGGCCGAGGGCTCAGTGGCGGGAATCCGCGCGAGAGGGGGCTTCCTTCTCGACTTCGCATGGAGGAACGGCGAGCTCAACGCCCTGCAGGTGACCTCCGAAGCCGGGAATGAGGCCGCGCTCGCATTCAGCGGAGCAGCCGGGACCCGTGTCATCGACATGACGGACGACGGGGCGAGCGTTCCGGTCACTGCGCTGGACGACGACCGCATCTTCTTCCCCACGCAGGCCGGGCACGTATACGCGATCAAGGGCTTCAGCTCGATGAAGCTGAGCGCGAGCGCGAGTGCGCGGCTCGTCGACGCCTCCGGCTCCGTGGACGTGACGGTCTCCGTGGCGAACGAGGGCGCGAGCGCCCTCGCGAAGGTAGTCGTCGAGGCGGTGAGCGATGCCCCCGGGTGGGAGTTCGATGCGTCTTCGCGTGAGATCGGCGAGATCCCCGCAGGCGGAAGCGTCGACGTGCACTTCGAAGCGACTGCGGCGGCCGCGGGGCCCGCTGCCCTTCGCTTCTGGGCCCTCGCGGAGGATCAGCGGGCCGTCGCCCAGGTCGATGTGGAGGCGCTGTGCGGCAGGTCGGTGCTCCCGAGCGTGACGGCCGCATCCTCCGAGCACACGGCGATCGAGGATACGGGCAAGGAGCGCGCGGCCGATGGGGATCCCGCGACGATCTGGCATTCGCAGTGGAGCGCGAAGTACCCCCATTGGATCGAAGTTGAACTCCCGGAGGCGATGTCGGTGTGCGGGCTCGCGTACACGCCGCGCACAACCGGAGGGGCGGTCAACGGGCGCGTGCGCGAATACGAGATCAGGGTGTCCGAGGACGGCGTGAACTGGAGCGAGCCCGTGACTCGGGGCGAGTTCACTGCGGAGGGGATCGCGCAGATCGCGCCCATCGGCATCCGGGCGAGATACGTGAAGCTCATCGGGCTATCGGCGCACGCCCCGGGAACCGACAACATGTCGGTCGCCGAGCTCTCGCTGATCGTGACGGATTCAGATCGGCGGGGTGCGCTCGCGGTCGCTGAAGCCGAGCGCGACGTGGTGGAATAG
- a CDS encoding ABC transporter permease yields the protein MSTSTTPARKRISMPSFLAKDTYMTRLVLILVLLLIFFAIVRPGPFFALRTWQSMAIQFPEFGLMALGVMLTMFTGGIDLSAVSIANVTSICTALVLRAMLTGDANASSMGMAVLIAVAIALIVGSVFGAFNGFLVSVLRIPPILATLGTMELFGGIAIILTEGKPVSGIPDAYGAVFAARLGFIPMPLIIFIVCATIVGLILTLTGFGTKILLIGANETAAHFSGLKIRSLLMRTYMLSGIMGAMAGLVMLANYNSAKADYGASYTLLTVLIAVLGGVNPNGGKGRIAGVILAVVMLQVLSSGLNMFPNISNFYRALIWGGVLLVVICANEMKGRNPLARFLPGRKN from the coding sequence ATGAGCACTTCAACCACTCCCGCGCGCAAGCGGATCTCGATGCCGTCCTTCCTCGCGAAGGACACGTACATGACGAGGCTCGTCCTCATCCTCGTCCTCCTGCTCATCTTCTTCGCGATCGTGCGACCGGGGCCCTTCTTCGCCCTGCGCACATGGCAGTCGATGGCGATCCAATTCCCCGAATTCGGCCTCATGGCCCTGGGGGTCATGCTCACGATGTTCACGGGCGGCATCGACCTGTCCGCGGTGTCCATCGCCAACGTGACCTCGATCTGCACGGCGCTGGTGCTGCGGGCGATGCTCACCGGGGACGCGAACGCATCCTCAATGGGCATGGCCGTCCTCATCGCAGTCGCCATCGCCCTCATCGTCGGATCCGTCTTCGGCGCATTCAACGGCTTCCTCGTGTCCGTGCTCAGGATCCCCCCGATCCTGGCGACCCTCGGAACGATGGAGCTCTTCGGCGGCATCGCGATCATCCTCACCGAAGGCAAGCCGGTCTCCGGCATTCCCGACGCCTACGGCGCGGTCTTCGCCGCGCGCCTCGGCTTCATCCCGATGCCGCTCATCATCTTCATCGTGTGCGCGACGATCGTCGGCCTCATCCTCACCCTCACCGGGTTCGGCACGAAGATCCTCCTCATCGGGGCGAACGAGACCGCCGCCCACTTCTCGGGTCTGAAGATCAGGAGCCTCCTCATGAGGACCTACATGCTCTCGGGGATCATGGGGGCGATGGCGGGCCTCGTGATGCTCGCGAACTACAACTCCGCGAAGGCCGACTACGGGGCGAGCTACACGCTGCTCACGGTCCTCATCGCCGTCCTCGGCGGCGTGAACCCCAACGGCGGCAAGGGGCGGATCGCCGGCGTCATCCTGGCGGTCGTCATGCTCCAGGTCCTCTCATCCGGCCTCAACATGTTCCCGAACATCTCCAACTTCTACCGAGCACTCATCTGGGGCGGCGTCCTCCTCGTCGTCATCTGCGCAAATGAAATGAAGGGCAGGAACCCGCTGGCGCGTTTCCTCCCGGGAAGGAAGAACTGA
- a CDS encoding RpiB/LacA/LacB family sugar-phosphate isomerase: MKTVRSKHVVVGADFAGFPLKEAVKAHLQERGWTVTDLTPDIEASPMYHRVGFALGAKIAEGEFERALAFCGTGMGIHIAASKVPHVHAAVCETVPAAKRAAAANNANLLAMGSFYVAPPTAMAMADAFLESELGTGYEDWDGFYEYHRIGYDECENFDYEAYKANGFEVPNPQSAVLAAQPKGLAY, from the coding sequence ATGAAAACAGTGAGGAGCAAGCACGTCGTCGTGGGCGCCGACTTCGCGGGATTCCCCCTCAAAGAGGCCGTGAAGGCCCACCTGCAAGAACGCGGGTGGACGGTCACCGACCTCACCCCGGACATCGAGGCCTCCCCGATGTACCACCGCGTCGGCTTCGCCCTCGGGGCGAAGATCGCCGAGGGCGAGTTCGAGAGGGCCCTCGCCTTCTGCGGAACGGGGATGGGGATCCACATCGCCGCGTCGAAGGTCCCGCACGTCCATGCGGCCGTGTGCGAGACGGTGCCGGCGGCGAAACGAGCCGCGGCGGCGAACAATGCGAACCTGCTGGCCATGGGGTCCTTCTACGTCGCGCCCCCGACGGCCATGGCGATGGCCGACGCCTTCCTCGAATCCGAGCTCGGCACGGGCTACGAGGACTGGGACGGCTTCTACGAGTACCACCGCATCGGCTACGACGAGTGCGAGAACTTCGATTACGAGGCCTACAAGGCGAACGGCTTCGAGGTGCCGAACCCGCAGTCGGCCGTCCTGGCGGCCCAGCCGAAGGGGCTCGCGTACTGA
- a CDS encoding autoinducer 2 ABC transporter substrate-binding protein, producing MKPRFAAASAIVFASALALTACSGGSASSDTASSGAAGSSSKDYTIAIVPKDATNPWFVRMETGVQKYAEETGLNVFQKGPAETDATMQAQVIQDLIAQGVDAIGVVPVDPGAIEPVLKEAMDAGIVVVTHEGASQENTMYDIEAFNNAKYGAFIMDNLAAAMGEKGTYTTMVGHVTNASHNEWADGAVARQKEAYPNMTLLEAEPRVESQDNGETAYQVAKEVLKKYPEVTGILGTSSFDAPGVARAIDELGLQGKVFTAGTGMPEANKEILDKGLVAALTLWDPADAGYAMASLATKILNGEKIEDGIDLGPKGYVMHFAEGSKKVLEGDGWIQITKENVSSFGF from the coding sequence ATGAAGCCCCGCTTCGCGGCCGCAAGTGCAATCGTTTTCGCTTCCGCTCTGGCGCTGACCGCCTGCTCCGGCGGCAGCGCCTCGAGCGACACCGCCTCATCGGGCGCCGCCGGCTCGTCCTCGAAGGACTACACCATCGCGATCGTCCCGAAGGACGCCACCAACCCCTGGTTCGTCCGCATGGAGACCGGCGTCCAGAAGTACGCCGAAGAAACCGGACTCAATGTCTTCCAGAAGGGCCCCGCCGAGACCGACGCGACCATGCAGGCCCAGGTCATCCAGGACCTCATCGCACAGGGCGTCGACGCGATCGGCGTCGTCCCCGTCGACCCGGGCGCCATCGAGCCCGTCCTCAAGGAGGCCATGGACGCCGGCATCGTCGTCGTCACCCACGAGGGCGCCTCGCAGGAGAACACGATGTACGACATCGAAGCCTTCAACAACGCCAAGTACGGCGCCTTCATCATGGACAACCTCGCCGCCGCCATGGGCGAGAAGGGCACGTACACGACGATGGTCGGCCACGTCACCAACGCCTCCCACAACGAATGGGCCGACGGCGCCGTCGCCCGCCAGAAGGAGGCCTACCCGAACATGACCCTCCTCGAGGCCGAGCCCCGCGTCGAATCCCAGGACAACGGCGAAACCGCCTACCAGGTCGCCAAGGAGGTCCTCAAGAAGTACCCCGAGGTCACCGGCATCCTCGGCACCTCCTCCTTCGACGCCCCCGGCGTCGCCCGCGCGATCGACGAACTCGGCCTCCAGGGCAAGGTCTTCACCGCCGGCACCGGCATGCCCGAAGCCAACAAGGAGATCCTCGACAAGGGCCTCGTCGCGGCCCTGACCCTGTGGGATCCGGCCGATGCGGGCTACGCGATGGCCTCGCTCGCCACCAAGATCCTCAACGGCGAGAAGATCGAAGACGGCATCGACCTCGGCCCCAAGGGCTACGTCATGCACTTCGCCGAGGGCTCCAAGAAGGTCCTCGAGGGCGACGGCTGGATCCAGATCACCAAGGAGAACGTCTCGAGCTTCGGCTTCTGA